Proteins from a genomic interval of Armatimonadota bacterium:
- a CDS encoding NAD-dependent epimerase/dehydratase family protein — MLRYANVCGPRQDPHGEAGVVAIFARAMLGGGIPTIFGDGEQPRDFVYVSDVVRANVLALEREVPEPLNIGIGRPTSVNAICQGLARLAGCDRPPRYAPERPGGGAPHPSRLRAGPTRAGMGTAGSAGAGLGADRCPLPGGRLTSTCADSERIARRGKESRLAARKSYKTRIR, encoded by the coding sequence ATCCTGCGCTACGCCAACGTCTGCGGCCCGCGTCAGGACCCTCACGGCGAAGCGGGGGTGGTCGCGATCTTCGCGCGCGCGATGCTGGGAGGGGGCATCCCCACCATCTTCGGCGACGGCGAGCAGCCCCGCGACTTCGTCTATGTCAGCGACGTCGTGCGCGCCAACGTGCTGGCGCTGGAGCGCGAAGTGCCGGAACCTCTCAACATCGGCATCGGCCGCCCGACTTCGGTCAACGCGATTTGCCAGGGCTTGGCGCGGCTGGCCGGGTGTGATCGTCCGCCGCGCTACGCGCCCGAGCGTCCGGGGGGAGGTGCGCCACATCCATCTCGCCTGCGCGCGGGCCCGACACGAGCTGGAATGGGAACCGCAGGTAGCGCTGGAGCAGGGCTTGGCGCAGACCGTTGCCCACTTCCGGGAGGGCGGCTGACCTCGACCTGCGCCGATAGCGAGCGCATCGCGCGACGCGGGAAGGAATCGAGGCTGGCGGCGCGGAAATCCTACAAAACAAGGATTCGATAG